In Pseudoduganella albidiflava, a single window of DNA contains:
- a CDS encoding SDR family oxidoreductase: protein MHAVSKFDNVTEHLRSQPYRWLVTGAAGFIGSNLVEALLKLGQRVTGLDNFSTGHQHNLDQVREAVGEQAWAAFHFIEGDICNADTCVRACDGIDFVLHEAALGSVTRSIENPQRTHDVNVTGFVNMLVAARDARVKRFVYAASSSTYGDHPGLPKVEDRIGKPLSPYAVTKYVNELYAEVFARCYGIEAIGLRYFNVFGRRQDPQGAYAAVIPQWVAAMIGNMPVFINGDGETSRDFCFIDNVVQANLLAALATAPEAASTVCNVALNQRTSLNELYHMMRELLQERFPHLREAQPQYKNFRAGDVRHSQADITRAREFLGYAPTHDIAAGLREAMDWYVQHLASAS from the coding sequence ATGCACGCCGTGAGCAAGTTCGACAACGTGACGGAACACCTTCGCAGCCAGCCATATCGCTGGCTCGTGACAGGTGCCGCCGGCTTCATCGGCTCCAACCTGGTCGAGGCGTTGCTGAAACTCGGCCAGCGCGTGACGGGGCTGGACAATTTTTCCACTGGCCACCAGCACAACCTCGACCAGGTGCGCGAAGCGGTTGGCGAGCAGGCCTGGGCAGCCTTCCATTTCATCGAAGGCGACATCTGCAATGCCGATACCTGTGTCCGCGCCTGCGACGGCATTGATTTCGTGCTGCATGAAGCGGCGCTTGGTTCCGTTACCCGGTCCATCGAGAATCCTCAGCGCACGCACGATGTGAACGTGACCGGCTTCGTCAACATGCTGGTGGCGGCGCGCGATGCCAGGGTGAAGCGTTTCGTGTACGCGGCATCGAGTTCCACCTATGGCGACCACCCCGGCTTGCCCAAGGTCGAAGACCGGATCGGCAAGCCCCTGTCGCCCTATGCCGTGACGAAGTACGTCAACGAACTGTATGCCGAAGTGTTTGCCCGCTGCTACGGCATCGAGGCGATCGGGCTGCGCTACTTCAACGTGTTCGGCCGGCGCCAGGATCCGCAAGGCGCGTATGCCGCCGTTATCCCGCAATGGGTGGCGGCGATGATCGGCAATATGCCGGTGTTCATCAATGGCGACGGCGAAACCAGCCGCGATTTCTGCTTCATCGACAACGTGGTGCAGGCCAACCTGCTGGCCGCGCTGGCCACCGCGCCGGAAGCGGCCAGCACGGTCTGCAACGTGGCGCTGAATCAGCGCACCAGCCTCAACGAGCTGTACCACATGATGCGCGAACTGCTGCAGGAGCGTTTTCCGCACCTGCGGGAAGCGCAACCGCAATACAAGAACTTCAGGGCCGGCGACGTGCGCCATTCGCAGGCCGATATCACCCGGGCGCGTGAATTCCTGGGCTATGCACCGACGCATGACATCGCGGCCGGGCTCAGGGAAGCAATGGATTGGTACGTGCAGCACCTGGCTAGCGCCAGCTGA
- a CDS encoding FAD-binding oxidoreductase encodes MPRHTADTTNVTGLAQAGGRVLRPRTTAQVQRIVRLANRRGWTINPVSTGLNYGYGGTSPVRPTDIQLDLGRMTSIRNAAEISRGNPVAVIEPGVTQQALYAWLQQHHPDLAFNVTGSARETSIIGNALDRGVGYFGPRREDLFGLEVITGTGELIHTGFRRLGESSPLAHSHPYGLGPILDGLFFQGNCGIVTSACFRLVPRRPRAVAVSLGLREGKSLAPFIDRLAELKREAVMDSVTHIGNRQRSNASLMYGITTYLEQQCGRTPQAAAVEAKEALALVAKGEWTSLGAVTGSAAQVRANLAEVRKRIGDIATVRELSEEKLALGYRIMHALRFFRAARANAAAIAAIRPLHVLALGQPTDAAIDNLLWRYGRSDLPATQLDRTSCGLIFINPALPMNGALVEALVRELEEVARPFELYMTINIETATSLVAVINLLFNRDDAAESAAARKTADALHAHLRARQLEVYRARADMMESVVDPADPYWQAVGAIKHALDPNGVIAPGRYSP; translated from the coding sequence ATGCCAAGACATACCGCCGATACCACCAACGTCACAGGCCTGGCACAGGCAGGGGGGCGTGTGCTGCGGCCGCGGACGACCGCCCAGGTGCAACGGATCGTCCGGCTCGCCAACCGGCGTGGCTGGACCATCAACCCGGTCTCGACCGGGCTCAATTACGGCTATGGCGGTACGTCACCCGTCCGGCCCACCGATATCCAGCTCGACCTGGGCAGGATGACGTCGATCCGCAATGCGGCCGAGATTTCGCGCGGCAATCCGGTGGCCGTCATCGAACCCGGCGTCACCCAGCAGGCCCTGTATGCGTGGCTGCAGCAGCACCATCCGGATCTCGCCTTCAATGTCACCGGCTCGGCGCGCGAGACCAGCATCATCGGCAACGCGCTGGATCGCGGCGTGGGGTATTTCGGGCCGCGCCGGGAAGATCTGTTCGGCCTGGAAGTCATCACGGGCACGGGTGAGCTGATCCATACAGGCTTTCGCCGCCTTGGCGAGTCGTCGCCGCTGGCGCACAGCCATCCTTACGGACTGGGCCCGATCCTGGATGGCCTGTTTTTCCAGGGGAATTGCGGCATCGTGACGAGCGCCTGCTTCCGGCTGGTGCCCAGGCGGCCCCGGGCCGTTGCCGTATCGCTCGGGCTGCGCGAGGGCAAGAGCCTGGCCCCGTTCATCGACCGGCTTGCCGAGCTGAAGCGGGAAGCCGTGATGGATTCGGTCACGCATATCGGCAATCGCCAGCGCAGCAATGCATCGCTGATGTATGGCATCACCACCTATCTCGAGCAGCAATGCGGCCGTACGCCGCAAGCCGCCGCCGTGGAAGCGAAGGAGGCGCTGGCGCTGGTCGCCAAGGGCGAGTGGACGAGCCTGGGGGCCGTTACCGGCTCGGCAGCGCAAGTGCGTGCCAACCTTGCCGAAGTGCGCAAGCGGATCGGCGACATAGCCACTGTGCGCGAGTTAAGCGAGGAAAAGCTGGCGCTGGGTTACCGGATCATGCATGCGCTGCGCTTTTTCCGCGCAGCGCGGGCAAATGCCGCCGCCATCGCCGCGATTCGCCCCCTGCATGTGCTGGCGCTCGGCCAGCCGACCGATGCGGCGATCGACAACTTGCTGTGGCGGTATGGCCGCAGCGACCTGCCGGCCACCCAGCTCGACAGGACCAGCTGCGGCCTGATCTTCATCAACCCGGCCTTGCCGATGAATGGCGCGCTGGTCGAGGCGCTGGTTCGCGAGCTGGAGGAAGTGGCCCGGCCGTTCGAACTGTATATGACGATCAATATTGAAACGGCCACTTCACTGGTCGCCGTGATCAACCTGCTGTTCAACCGCGACGATGCCGCCGAGTCCGCGGCGGCCCGGAAAACCGCCGATGCGTTGCACGCACACTTGCGCGCGCGGCAGCTCGAGGTCTACCGTGCACGGGCGGACATGATGGAAAGCGTCGTCGATCCGGCCGATCCGTACTGGCAAGCCGTCGGGGCCATCAAGCACGCGCTCGATCCGAATGGCGTGATCGCGCCAGGCCGCTACAGCCCCTGA
- a CDS encoding TIGR03013 family XrtA/PEP-CTERM system glycosyltransferase — MFSLLFLEVLILIGSFYAGAGLRIFDGDEFVLPKLDHFFMSACVFAAAIVFSMSALGMYQVKVSEGLRNPFFLQLMPSFAMGFCILTLVFYLAPDLYFGRGILILVFCISGTGIVLARIVFLKSSELSILESRIMFVGCGQLAKECGELVTRSGSYHKYHVAGYVAVPGEDITVPRERLLALDPGRSLVQLARQNRVSEIVVSVQNRRGGTFPIKDLLDCKLYGINVTDSTTFFERETCQIRVDSVQPSWLVFGGGFDQSWMRTFMKRSFDVTASLLLLVVTLPVMLVTALAIYIEDRAPIFYSQERVGKNGNVFRVLKFRSMFTNAEQGGKPQWAAKNDPRVTRIGNIIRKLRIDELPQILNVLKGEMSFVGPRPERPYFVEQLTERVPYYNVRHSIKPGITGWAQVRYGYGDSVEDAVQKLQYDLYYVKNNSLLLDVLVLIDTFKVVMFRGGR; from the coding sequence GTGTTCAGCCTGCTGTTCCTGGAAGTCCTGATCCTCATCGGTTCATTCTATGCAGGTGCCGGGCTGCGTATCTTCGACGGCGACGAGTTCGTGCTGCCGAAGCTCGACCATTTCTTCATGTCCGCCTGCGTGTTTGCGGCCGCGATCGTGTTTTCGATGAGCGCGCTGGGCATGTACCAGGTCAAGGTCAGCGAAGGCTTGCGCAATCCGTTCTTCCTGCAACTGATGCCGTCGTTCGCGATGGGCTTCTGCATCCTCACGCTGGTGTTCTACCTGGCGCCCGACCTGTATTTCGGCCGCGGCATCCTGATCCTGGTGTTCTGCATTTCGGGGACCGGGATCGTGCTGGCGCGCATCGTGTTCCTGAAAAGTTCCGAGCTGTCGATCCTCGAATCGCGCATCATGTTCGTCGGCTGCGGCCAGCTGGCCAAGGAATGTGGCGAGCTGGTCACGCGCAGCGGCAGCTATCACAAATACCACGTCGCAGGCTACGTGGCGGTGCCCGGCGAGGACATCACGGTGCCGCGCGAACGCCTGCTGGCACTCGATCCCGGTAGATCGCTGGTACAGCTGGCGCGGCAGAACCGCGTCAGCGAAATCGTGGTCTCCGTACAAAATCGACGTGGCGGCACGTTCCCGATCAAGGATTTGCTCGACTGCAAGCTGTACGGCATCAACGTCACCGATTCCACCACGTTCTTCGAACGTGAAACCTGCCAGATCCGCGTCGATTCCGTACAGCCGAGCTGGCTGGTGTTCGGCGGCGGCTTCGACCAGAGCTGGATGCGCACGTTCATGAAGCGCAGCTTCGACGTTACCGCCAGCCTGCTGTTGCTGGTGGTGACGCTTCCCGTGATGCTGGTGACGGCGCTGGCGATCTATATCGAAGACCGCGCCCCGATCTTTTATTCGCAGGAACGGGTCGGCAAGAACGGCAACGTGTTCCGCGTGCTGAAGTTTCGCAGCATGTTCACCAATGCGGAACAGGGTGGCAAGCCGCAGTGGGCCGCCAAGAACGATCCCCGCGTCACCCGGATCGGCAACATCATCCGCAAGCTGCGGATCGACGAGTTGCCGCAGATCCTGAATGTGCTGAAGGGTGAAATGAGCTTTGTCGGCCCGCGGCCGGAGCGGCCGTACTTCGTCGAACAGTTGACCGAGCGCGTGCCGTACTACAACGTGCGGCACAGCATCAAGCCCGGCATTACCGGCTGGGCACAGGTGCGCTACGGATATGGCGATTCCGTCGAGGACGCCGTACAGAAGCTGCAGTACGACCTGTATTACGTGAAGAACAACAGCCTGCTGCTCGACGTGCTGGTGTTGATCGACACCTTCAAGGTCGTGATGTTCCGGGGAGGCCGCTGA
- a CDS encoding nucleotide sugar dehydrogenase, with product MENDQIVAVVGLGYVGLPLAVEFGKKRTTIGFDLSDAKVENYKRFIDPTGEVSTDELKAARHLTVTTDPAALAQADYIVVAVPTPVDTAHNPDFGPLIGASTSVGKHMKRGAIVVYESTVYPGATEEVCIPILEKQSGLKWKKDFHIGFSPERINPGDKQHTLTTILKVVSGDDAATLETVAQLYESIITAGVYRASSVKVAEAAKVIENTQRDLNIALMNELAIIFDKIGIDTLEVLQAAGTKWNFLPFRPGLVGGHCIGVDPYYLTHKAEMIGYHPQVILAGRRINDGMAKYVAEKTVKELIATGCHVKGAKVNVLGLTFKENCPDLRNSKVADVVAELQSYGLDVHVYDPVADADEAMHEYGIKLESWEALPRANALVAAVSHKELLALSLTDLASKLDDCGCFIDVKSQFPLSGLREAGYAVWRL from the coding sequence ATGGAAAACGATCAGATCGTTGCGGTAGTGGGGCTGGGTTATGTGGGCTTGCCCCTGGCAGTAGAGTTCGGCAAAAAGCGTACGACAATCGGCTTTGACCTGTCGGACGCGAAGGTCGAGAATTACAAGCGTTTCATCGACCCGACCGGCGAGGTCTCGACGGACGAGCTGAAGGCGGCTCGCCATTTGACGGTCACCACCGATCCGGCCGCGCTGGCGCAGGCCGACTATATCGTGGTTGCCGTGCCCACCCCGGTCGACACGGCGCACAATCCCGATTTCGGGCCGCTGATCGGCGCTTCCACCAGCGTTGGCAAGCACATGAAGCGCGGCGCCATCGTGGTCTATGAATCCACCGTCTATCCCGGCGCCACCGAGGAAGTCTGCATTCCGATCCTGGAAAAACAGTCCGGCCTCAAGTGGAAGAAAGATTTCCATATCGGCTTCTCGCCGGAGCGCATCAACCCGGGCGACAAGCAGCACACACTGACCACCATCCTGAAGGTCGTTTCCGGTGACGACGCGGCCACGCTCGAAACCGTGGCGCAGCTCTATGAATCGATCATCACCGCCGGCGTGTACCGCGCGTCGAGCGTGAAAGTCGCCGAGGCGGCAAAGGTCATCGAGAACACGCAGCGCGACCTCAACATCGCCCTGATGAACGAGCTGGCCATCATCTTCGACAAGATCGGCATCGACACGCTCGAAGTGCTGCAGGCCGCCGGCACCAAGTGGAACTTCCTGCCGTTCCGGCCGGGCCTGGTAGGCGGGCACTGCATCGGCGTCGATCCCTATTACCTGACCCACAAGGCCGAGATGATCGGCTATCACCCGCAGGTGATCCTGGCCGGCCGCCGCATCAACGACGGCATGGCCAAGTACGTGGCGGAGAAAACGGTCAAGGAGCTGATCGCCACGGGCTGCCACGTGAAGGGCGCCAAGGTGAACGTGCTGGGACTGACGTTCAAGGAAAACTGCCCGGACCTGCGCAATTCGAAGGTGGCGGACGTGGTGGCGGAACTGCAATCGTATGGCCTGGACGTGCATGTGTATGACCCGGTCGCCGATGCCGACGAAGCGATGCACGAATACGGCATCAAGCTGGAAAGCTGGGAGGCGCTGCCGCGCGCGAATGCCCTGGTGGCCGCGGTATCGCACAAGGAGCTGCTGGCGTTGTCGCTGACCGACCTGGCATCGAAGCTGGACGATTGCGGCTGCTTCATCGACGTCAAGTCGCAATTCCCGCTGTCAGGCCTGCGCGAAGCGGGTTACGCCGTCTGGCGCTTGTAA
- a CDS encoding EDSAP-1 family PEP-CTERM protein gives MKLKSLLAAAALSAFGITPAFAGVAGMADLSISRLLVVGTDGQPSPLAPQIQISSDSRTGNASSNYNGIEGTGAGQGSITDVVLGGGTAAVDVKYRSAGPDAAAVNAIYGGNAENNVTANFMTNQGNFALGDMNITGNALAGGANGLTRADSSADFPEAVGGANATILNGVTVTTNFEIGTTAQLGFALTYDAFVRAFVDPLLPAGTKALASGAINFSLTLNDITDEGNVFNVLTWTPPQLNRGLQAANSTQNSVHDFEGTILSPIRTLVAGRNYSLVISQASNSTIRLNAVPEPESLLLVGLGLLAMGVTARRKRLQ, from the coding sequence ATGAAACTCAAATCGCTGCTCGCCGCGGCCGCCCTGTCCGCCTTCGGTATCACGCCAGCATTCGCAGGCGTGGCGGGCATGGCAGACTTGTCCATCTCGCGCCTGCTGGTGGTAGGCACCGATGGCCAGCCGAGCCCGCTCGCTCCGCAGATCCAGATCAGCAGTGACTCGCGCACCGGCAATGCGAGCTCGAACTACAATGGCATCGAAGGCACCGGTGCCGGCCAGGGCAGTATCACCGATGTCGTTCTGGGTGGCGGTACCGCTGCGGTCGACGTGAAATACCGTAGCGCCGGTCCGGATGCCGCGGCTGTCAATGCCATCTATGGCGGCAACGCGGAAAACAATGTCACCGCGAATTTCATGACGAACCAGGGCAATTTCGCACTGGGCGACATGAACATCACCGGTAACGCACTGGCTGGCGGTGCAAACGGCCTGACCCGAGCCGACTCTTCGGCCGACTTCCCTGAAGCGGTGGGCGGTGCCAATGCCACCATCCTGAACGGCGTGACCGTGACCACGAACTTCGAGATCGGCACGACCGCTCAACTGGGCTTCGCGTTGACGTACGACGCGTTTGTTCGCGCCTTCGTCGATCCGCTGCTGCCAGCCGGTACCAAGGCACTGGCATCGGGCGCGATCAACTTCAGCCTGACGCTGAACGACATCACGGACGAAGGCAATGTCTTCAACGTGCTGACCTGGACGCCGCCGCAGCTGAACCGTGGCCTGCAAGCTGCGAACTCGACCCAGAACAGCGTGCATGACTTCGAAGGCACGATCCTGTCGCCGATCCGCACCCTGGTCGCTGGCCGCAACTACAGCCTGGTGATCTCGCAAGCGTCGAACTCGACGATCCGCCTGAACGCCGTGCCGGAACCTGAATCGCTGCTGCTGGTCGGCCTGGGCCTGCTGGCCATGGGTGTGACGGCTCGCCGCAAGCGTCTGCAATAA
- the prsT gene encoding XrtA/PEP-CTERM system TPR-repeat protein PrsT has translation MTNKQVAAALVLVLAAMAGCSKDESPEQLIAQAKQYESKGDSKAAIIQLKNALQARPDDAAARLALGRLYLKTGDHVSAEKELRRAIDLGSNRTEVLPLLAKSLLLLNKPQAVLDETASAPPDATLLGLRGDAFLALEKLDESRQAFESALQLEPNNSTALNGLARHALLKDDIAGATRLADSAVAHNPADVDALMFRADLDKAIGKLDAARITYDKALKLSPGTGAAHLQKAYLDISQAKFDAARADIAALRKLEPGNLLAYHAQALLDFSEGKYKAALDNVLNVLKAAPEHLPSQLLAGATQFTLGSFPQAEQHLKKYIESDPGNLYARKMLASVYLGMNRPQDALAELKNYLDKSDDTALLNVGARAYLNLKQYDKATAIYQRALELAPADAQLHMGLGLAKMSKGDADGAIKSMRKGLELSAPKAIDTGIVLGMTHLQLKQYEQALAVINQMLQRAPKSALLYNLQGGALLGQNKRSDARLAFEKSMQLQPTYFTAVNNLARMDIADGKPDAARQRYQGFIDKNAGSAEAMLALADLALIENKQADATKWLEKANAAAPKLVGPALRLTQQYLATGEKRKALTLISAVQLEDPENPLLLDMLGKVQAANGNKAAALEAYGRLATVQPRTTGITARLSAAYEALGERDLAADTLRKAHTEQPDDVGILLARAAVETRRGNHEQAIMFARDVQRRPGNLIAGLIVEAEVREAQQKPDLAIPVYQRALQENKASSPLRIKLANAYRQAGRTDEALKLVQQWRSERPQDRAIAVYLGELYVAQKKYPAAIDTFTALLKDLPDNGIILNNLALAYQSAGDPRALETAERAMKALPQSGAAMDTLGWILVEKGNLGRGLPLLKQASAAEPAAADIRYHLAAAYARNNDKAAARKELETLLAAKGDIAQAEQARALLKQL, from the coding sequence ATGACTAACAAGCAAGTAGCGGCAGCCCTCGTGTTGGTTCTTGCAGCCATGGCAGGGTGCTCGAAAGATGAGTCTCCCGAACAGCTGATCGCCCAGGCCAAGCAATACGAAAGCAAGGGCGACAGCAAGGCGGCGATCATCCAGCTCAAGAATGCGCTGCAGGCCAGGCCTGACGACGCCGCCGCGCGGTTGGCGCTCGGCCGCCTGTACCTGAAAACGGGCGACCATGTCTCGGCCGAGAAGGAATTGCGGCGCGCCATCGATCTCGGCAGCAACCGCACCGAGGTCTTGCCGCTGCTGGCCAAGTCCCTGTTGCTGCTGAATAAACCCCAGGCTGTATTGGATGAGACTGCCTCAGCGCCGCCCGACGCTACCCTGCTGGGCCTGCGTGGCGACGCGTTCCTCGCCCTGGAAAAACTGGATGAATCCCGGCAGGCCTTCGAGAGTGCGTTACAACTCGAACCAAACAACAGCACTGCGCTGAACGGCCTCGCGCGCCACGCCTTGCTGAAGGATGACATCGCTGGCGCAACGCGCCTGGCCGACAGCGCGGTTGCGCACAATCCGGCCGATGTCGATGCGCTGATGTTCCGCGCCGATCTCGACAAGGCGATCGGCAAGCTGGACGCGGCGCGCATCACCTATGACAAGGCGCTGAAGCTCAGTCCCGGCACAGGCGCCGCGCACCTGCAAAAGGCTTACCTCGACATCAGCCAGGCCAAGTTCGATGCGGCGCGCGCGGATATCGCCGCGCTGAGGAAGCTGGAGCCGGGGAACCTGCTTGCCTACCATGCACAAGCCTTGCTCGATTTTTCGGAAGGCAAGTACAAGGCGGCGCTCGACAATGTCCTGAATGTGCTGAAAGCAGCACCGGAACATTTGCCCAGCCAGCTGCTGGCCGGCGCGACCCAGTTCACGCTGGGTTCCTTCCCGCAGGCCGAGCAGCACCTGAAAAAATATATCGAGTCCGACCCCGGCAACCTCTACGCGCGCAAGATGCTTGCCTCGGTCTATCTGGGCATGAACCGGCCGCAGGATGCGCTGGCGGAGCTGAAAAACTATCTCGACAAGTCCGACGATACCGCATTGCTCAATGTCGGCGCCCGCGCGTACCTGAACCTGAAGCAGTACGACAAGGCGACGGCGATCTATCAGCGGGCCCTGGAACTGGCGCCCGCCGATGCGCAGCTGCACATGGGCCTGGGCCTGGCGAAAATGAGCAAGGGCGACGCCGACGGTGCGATCAAGTCCATGCGCAAAGGCCTGGAGTTGAGTGCGCCCAAGGCGATCGACACCGGCATCGTGCTGGGCATGACGCACCTGCAATTGAAACAGTATGAGCAGGCGCTGGCGGTGATCAACCAGATGCTGCAGCGCGCGCCCAAGAGCGCCCTGCTGTACAACCTGCAGGGCGGCGCGCTGCTTGGCCAGAACAAGCGGAGCGACGCGCGGCTTGCCTTTGAAAAGTCGATGCAGTTGCAGCCGACCTACTTCACGGCAGTCAATAACCTGGCGCGGATGGACATCGCGGACGGGAAGCCGGATGCGGCGCGCCAGCGTTACCAGGGGTTCATCGACAAGAACGCCGGCAGTGCGGAAGCGATGCTGGCCCTGGCCGACCTGGCACTCATCGAGAACAAGCAGGCGGACGCGACCAAATGGCTCGAAAAAGCCAACGCTGCCGCGCCAAAGCTGGTGGGGCCGGCATTGCGGCTGACACAGCAATACCTTGCCACGGGCGAAAAGCGCAAGGCGCTGACGCTGATCTCCGCCGTGCAGCTGGAAGATCCCGAGAACCCGTTGCTGCTCGATATGCTCGGCAAGGTGCAGGCAGCCAACGGCAACAAGGCCGCGGCGCTGGAAGCCTATGGCCGGCTGGCTACCGTGCAGCCGCGCACGACCGGCATCACGGCGCGCCTGTCCGCTGCATACGAAGCGCTGGGTGAACGCGACCTGGCCGCCGACACCTTGCGCAAGGCGCACACCGAACAGCCGGACGACGTGGGCATCCTGCTGGCCCGGGCCGCCGTCGAGACACGCCGCGGCAACCATGAGCAGGCCATCATGTTCGCGCGGGACGTGCAGCGCCGCCCCGGCAACCTGATCGCCGGATTGATCGTGGAAGCGGAAGTGCGCGAAGCGCAGCAGAAGCCCGACCTGGCGATTCCCGTCTACCAGCGTGCACTGCAGGAAAACAAGGCATCGTCGCCACTGCGGATCAAGCTGGCCAACGCATATCGGCAAGCCGGCCGCACCGACGAGGCACTCAAGCTCGTCCAGCAATGGCGCAGCGAGCGCCCGCAGGACAGGGCGATCGCCGTCTACCTGGGTGAGCTCTACGTCGCGCAAAAGAAATACCCGGCCGCGATCGACACTTTCACGGCCCTGCTGAAAGACTTGCCCGACAACGGCATCATCTTGAACAACCTGGCCCTGGCATATCAGTCAGCGGGAGACCCACGCGCGCTGGAAACGGCCGAACGGGCCATGAAAGCACTTCCGCAGAGTGGCGCCGCCATGGATACGCTCGGCTGGATACTGGTCGAGAAAGGCAACCTCGGACGTGGCTTGCCGCTGCTGAAGCAGGCCAGCGCGGCCGAACCTGCCGCCGCCGACATTCGCTACCACCTCGCCGCGGCGTACGCACGCAATAACGACAAGGCCGCGGCACGCAAGGAACTGGAAACCCTGCTGGCCGCGAAAGGCGACATTGCCCAGGCCGAGCAGGCGCGCGCGCTGCTGAAACAGCTTTGA
- the prsK gene encoding XrtA/PEP-CTERM system histidine kinase PrsK: MPVSTASFSYASAALAFVLLCVPLLTRWRGRPHTRLIAVACAVMAPWSMAMIGLAHGAVPVMAAELAELLRNATWTTVLFAMLGQLRAPGGARRRSGMLTFSAALYLLLLGATLAEAALPAGLHFQVSVIGRVGVAVLGMLLIEQLYRNAGTQSRWAIKFACLGLGGIFAYDFYMYSDMLLFRELNGDLWTARGVVNALTAPLLALSLLRSASWTGQLAVSRRMLFHSAALIGSAIYLLTMSSAAYYLRFVGGSWGSLMQLVFLFGASILLVGILFSGSFRAWLKVFISKHFYRYNYDYRDEWLSFTRTLSHPGPGLGERTIQALAALVESPGGALWIRRDARCEPAAHWHTAPPTAIEPADSPFCRFIEEKQWVVDLDERVTGEPVLPQWLRTFPRAWLVVPLMLHGRLLGFTVLQQPRSPVALNWEVLDLLKVAGTQAASYLAQQEADNALMLARQFDSFNRLSTFVVHDLKNLVAQLSLLTANAEKHRDNPEFQRDMQDTVSYSVQKMKLMLQKLSRTATTEHARPLAVDQVLAGALALKAAFEPKPALHVGQSGLRVLADAERLERVLGHLIQNAIEATPRDGRVWVRVDGSEHAVMIEIGDTGQGMDEEFVRERLFKPFDSTKSAGMGIGAFESREYIHELGGQLDVRSKPGQGTTFTVTLPLYGAGALGAAA; the protein is encoded by the coding sequence ATGCCGGTCAGTACCGCTTCCTTCAGCTACGCCAGCGCCGCGCTGGCGTTTGTGCTCTTGTGCGTGCCGTTGTTGACACGCTGGCGTGGCCGGCCGCACACCCGCCTGATTGCCGTCGCGTGCGCCGTGATGGCGCCATGGAGCATGGCGATGATCGGCCTGGCCCATGGCGCCGTGCCGGTGATGGCCGCCGAGTTGGCCGAACTGCTGCGCAACGCCACCTGGACCACCGTCCTGTTCGCCATGCTGGGCCAGCTGCGTGCGCCCGGCGGGGCGCGCCGCCGCAGTGGCATGCTGACGTTCTCCGCCGCACTGTACCTGCTGCTGCTGGGTGCGACCCTGGCCGAGGCGGCCCTGCCTGCCGGCCTGCATTTCCAGGTCAGTGTGATCGGCCGTGTCGGTGTCGCCGTGCTGGGCATGCTGCTGATCGAGCAGCTGTACCGCAATGCCGGCACGCAGAGCCGCTGGGCCATCAAGTTTGCCTGCCTGGGACTGGGCGGTATTTTCGCGTATGACTTCTACATGTACAGCGACATGCTGCTGTTCCGTGAACTGAACGGCGACCTGTGGACTGCCCGCGGCGTGGTCAACGCGCTGACCGCGCCGCTCCTGGCACTGTCGTTGCTGCGCAGCGCATCCTGGACCGGGCAGCTGGCCGTGTCGCGCCGGATGCTGTTCCATTCGGCGGCGCTGATCGGTTCCGCGATCTACCTGCTGACGATGAGTTCGGCGGCCTATTACCTGCGCTTCGTGGGCGGCAGCTGGGGTTCGCTGATGCAGCTCGTGTTCCTGTTCGGCGCTTCGATCCTGCTGGTGGGGATCCTTTTCTCGGGCAGCTTCCGTGCCTGGCTGAAGGTATTCATCAGCAAGCATTTCTACCGCTATAACTACGATTATCGCGACGAGTGGCTGAGCTTTACCCGCACGCTGTCGCATCCGGGGCCGGGTCTCGGGGAACGTACGATCCAGGCGCTGGCGGCACTCGTGGAAAGCCCGGGAGGGGCACTGTGGATCCGGCGCGATGCGCGCTGCGAGCCGGCAGCGCACTGGCATACCGCGCCGCCGACCGCCATCGAACCGGCCGATTCGCCGTTCTGCCGCTTCATCGAAGAAAAGCAGTGGGTCGTGGACCTGGACGAGCGGGTGACGGGCGAGCCGGTGCTGCCGCAATGGCTGCGTACCTTCCCGCGCGCATGGCTGGTGGTACCGCTGATGCTGCATGGCCGCCTGCTTGGCTTCACCGTCCTGCAACAGCCGCGCAGTCCTGTTGCGCTGAACTGGGAAGTCCTGGACCTGCTGAAGGTGGCAGGTACCCAGGCGGCCAGTTACCTGGCCCAGCAGGAAGCCGACAATGCGCTGATGCTGGCGCGCCAGTTCGACTCGTTCAACCGCTTGTCGACCTTCGTGGTCCACGACCTGAAGAACCTGGTGGCGCAGCTGTCGCTGCTGACGGCGAATGCGGAAAAGCATCGCGACAATCCGGAATTCCAGCGGGACATGCAGGATACGGTAAGCTATTCGGTGCAAAAGATGAAACTGATGCTGCAAAAGCTCAGCCGTACCGCCACCACCGAGCATGCGCGGCCGCTGGCCGTGGACCAGGTGCTGGCCGGGGCGCTGGCCTTGAAGGCGGCATTCGAACCGAAACCGGCACTGCATGTGGGGCAGTCCGGCTTGCGCGTGCTGGCCGATGCCGAACGCCTGGAGCGTGTGCTGGGGCACCTGATCCAGAACGCGATCGAGGCCACGCCGCGCGATGGCCGGGTGTGGGTGCGCGTCGATGGCAGCGAGCACGCGGTCATGATCGAAATCGGCGATACGGGGCAGGGCATGGATGAGGAGTTCGTGCGCGAGCGCCTGTTCAAACCGTTCGACTCGACCAAGTCGGCCGGGATGGGCATCGGCGCCTTTGAGAGCCGGGAATATATCCACGAACTGGGTGGCCAGCTCGACGTGCGCAGCAAACCAGGGCAAGGCACCACGTTTACGGTGACGCTGCCGCTGTACGGCGCGGGCGCCCTCGGCGCCGCCGCCTGA